CTTATAAAGACTTATATCCGCGCTTATAAAGCCAGGGTTGTTACagtatgtatttattatttattgaACTAGACAAGTCAATTAAGAGCAATTGTTatgtacaatgacagcctaccccagccaaactaGACGACACTGGGCCACTTGTGTGCCGCCCTGTaggtctcccaatcacggccggttgtgatacagcccaggatcgaaccacggtctgcagtgacacctctcgCACTGCAGTGCATTAAACTGCTgggccactcaggagcccacgtATAGGGATAACGCGACTAGGCATCAGGATTTATGGTAAACAGATGATTATATGATGATTGTAGGCCTATGTGAGTGGGCGTGTGTAGGGCCCTgtaagtgtgcatagagacagtgcaaaaATATCAAATGAATTAATCACTGGTTGCGTTAGGTTTCTCAGAAACATACAATTTACATCAAAATGAGAGATttggttgtaaaaaaaaaaagcctAACTGCTCCCAAGGTTAGGTTTTAcagtagggacgtcccaaggattccTGAAAGTACTAACCGTTGGAGTtgaggcttttattttgaaacctcACTGTAAAGCAACCGGAAGTACACTTTAATTGGAGCATTGAACAATCGACGTCATTCAGCAGTACCAGCCCACTGCTGCAGTCCCACAGCAAGCACAAGTCTGAACTTTTCTCAACGCCGATAGATAACAAACCGGGTTGATTAAGGAAAGAGTGCAACTGCACTTTTATACTCTCATTAAGGTTAATTGCAAGTGGAGTAATGTCATTTTGTTCCTTCTTCGGTGGTGAGGTCTTTAAAGACCACTTTAAAACTGGTAAGAGGCTCCTCAGCTAGCTAAGATAGCATTAAAGTTAGTCAGTTACAGTAGCTAAGCTAACTTGTAAACATGAGATTAGTCAGTAAAAGTAACTTCTACATctgctttgcttgctgtttggggttttaggctgggtttctgtataagcactttgtgacattgatgtaaaaagggttttataaatacatttgatttgggaCGTTGTGGCACATAACTATAACGTCTGGTATCTTTTACAGTAACGTTAGCCCAACTGTGTTGGACTATGACCTAACTTATGCTATGACCTAACTTATGCTATGACCTAACTTATGCTATGACCTAACTTATGCTATGACCTAACTTAAGCTCAATCAGTAGCTAACTAAAAGTAGCATGCTCTTGTAATCACTGATTACACAAGGGCCACGTTAAATTGCCAAACGTTTTCGAACGCTGCAGATAGAAATACAATGAATAGAGCCGTCGTGAGTCcttattctacatgtcagagagccATGTTTGCTCTGCATGGCTAACATGTTTCTGTCTGAACGTTCCAAAACGTTCCATTACTTCCGATCGCCCTCTGGCTCTTACCAAACCGTGATGGAAGATTGAACCACCAGCCAGTTAAACTGTAGCAACTTACTCCACTGGGCCAAGAAAACAAATGTAAACCAAACATTAGTAGTTGCAGTAACTATAAAGTATAATTGAAAATACTAATTGTATTATTTATAAGTACATTTAGATCTTAATGTGGCCACTTATGTTATAATTTCTCCTAAATGTAGGTTTTGACATGTCCTCCTGTAACATCACTCAAAGAGAATGTGTTGAACATGGGTCCCTCCCCAGGGTTAATAGATAACAAACCGGTTTGTTTAAGGAAATAATGTGAGTCAACTGCACTTTTATCCTCTCATTGAGGATTGTTCCTGGTGGATTACTGACGTTTTCACTGGTCAAATCATCCTGTAACTTCACTCAAAGAGAATGTGTTGAACATGGTCCCTCCCCCAGGGTTAATAGATAACAAACCGGTTTGTTTAAGGAAATAATGTGAGTCAACTGCAATCCTCTCATTGAGGATTGTTCCTGGTGGATTACTGACGTTTTCTGGTCAAATCATCCTGTAACTTCACTCAAAGAGAATGTGTTGAACATGCATCCTAGATCTACTTTTGGCTAATCTCACTGTAATCTTCTATCTCCCCAGGGTTGTATGTGTGTGCCCAGTGTGGACACCAGCTGTTCTCCAGCAGATCTAAGTATGAGCATTCCTCCCCCTGGCCTGCCTTCACTGAGACCGTCCTCCAGGACAGTGTGTCCAAGCACGAGGAGAGACCTGGGGCATTCAAGGTGAGATCCTCTCACTTTGGGTGTGGAGTTGCATTGGACCAGAGTTGTGAAGTTTATCTTCGGTACAGATCTAAGATCAGCAAAGCTTCCCCTTCCCCAATCTTATCCATTAGTGGGGGAAATTCAAAACTAACCCAAGATCATTGTCTatggcagtggtcaccaaccgatTGACAGGTCACCAACCGATTGACTGGTCGATCTTCTAGGCATTCgtagtcgatcaccaaacatttctgtcgAAAAGCCACCGATAAAGGCTTGGGCTCCTTTATTTAATTGTCAGGGGAATACAGCAGAGCTGCGGTTTTTATGATTGACTTCATGTTGAAGtttttattcaacacttttaCTTACAAAACATAAATACTCTTCTCCTTCATTCCACTCTCGCTGCAGCTGCAATGAGTTAGTAGCCAAGTGTGTCGCTAGGCCTGCGCCTTTATTATTAGCAGCTCATGTCTATTTTAATATCGatgaatatttcactttctctggtcataagAACAGCGTGagtttgtgcatgaggcagaaattatgtgtaccctctggtcagtgtcactggaggaaggtagagagcagggaccgtgacagaCGGATGCTCTGCTNNNNNNNNNNNNNNNNNNNNNNNNNNNNNNNNNNNNNNNNNNNNNNNNNNNNNNNNNNNNNNNNNNNNNNNNNNNNNNNNNNNNNNNNNNNNNNNNNNNNACCATccaagtaggggcagtgtgggaggtgttggatgagagcgagagggaaaaggatacaaggcagtggtcggagacttggaggggagttgcagtgaggttagtggaagaacagcatctagtaaagatgaggtcgagcgtattgcctgccttgtgagtagggggaaggtgagagggtgaggtcaaaagaggagaggagtggaaagaaggaggcagagaggaaagagtcaaaggtagacgtggggaggttaaagtcgcccagaactgtgagaggtgagccgtcctcaggaaaggagcttatcaaggcatcaagctcattgatgaactctccgagggaacctggagggcgataaatgataaggatgttaagcttgaaagggctagtaactgtgacagcatggaattcaaaggaggcgatagacagatgggtaaggggagaaagagagaatgaccacttgggagagatgaggatcccggtgccaccaccccgctgaccagacgctctcggggtgtgcgagaacacgtgggcggacgaagagagagcagtaggagtagcagtgttgtctgtggtgatccatgtttccgtcagtgccaagaagtcgagggactggaggaggcataggctgagatgaactctgccttgttgaccgcagattggcagttccagaggctaccggagacctggaactccacgtgggtcgtgcgcgctgggaccaccagagtagggtggccgcggccacgcggtgaggagcgtttgtatggtctgtgcagagaggagagaacagggataaacagacacatagttgacaggctacagaagaggctacactaatgcaaaggagattgaatgacaagtggactacacgtctcgaatgttcagaaagttaagctacgtagcaagaatcttattgactaaaatgattaaaatgatacagtactgctgaagtaggccagctggcagtgggtgcgttgttgacactacactaatcaagtcgttccgttgagtgtaatagtttctgcagtgttgctattcggggctagcaggctagctagcagtgttgtttacgttacgttgcgtaaaagaacgacaatagatggctagcgaacctagaaaacgctctagactacacaattatctttgatacaaagacggctaagtagctagctaagtagctagctacgatcaaacaaatcaaaccgttgtactgtaatgaaatgaagtgaaaatgtgatacaacctgtgaatgcgaccgggtagttgagttctatacagaagacgttggctagcattggctagctgttggctagctagcagagttggctagctagcagagtcacctacgttaaggacgacaaatagctggctagctaacctcggtaaattaagataatcactctaagactacacactctaaacctaaacaacacaattatcttggatacgatgatacgatgatacgaagacagcaaagacagctatgtaggtagctaacactaaactaatcaagtcgttcagttgagtgtaatagtttctcagtgcagctaatcagtggacgttagctagctggctagtgaagactacgttaggacggcgaaatacgataattacgcaattatctttgatacaaagacggctatgtagctagctgagaagaaattgctaagataagacaaatcaaaccgttgtgatataatgaaatataatgaaaaagttatactacccgttggagcgacgtgcagatgcgaccactcgctccaaccggaaccggaaacaGTGTTTATATCGTATACCTCTGTGATAGGAGTGTTTATATCATATACCTCTGTGATAGGAGTGATTATATCATATACCTCTGTGATAGGAGAGTTTATATCGTATACCTCTGTGATAGGAGAGTTTATATCATATACCTCTGTGATAGGTGAGTTTATATCATATACCTCTGTGATAGGAGTGTTTATATCATATACCTCTGTGATAGGAGAGTTTATATCATATACCTCTGTGATAGGAGTGTTTATATCATATACCTCTGTGATAGGAGAGTTTATATCGTATACCTCTGTGATAGGAGTGTTTATATCATATACCTCTGTGATAGGAGTGTTTATATCATATACCTCTGTGATAGGAGAGTTTATATCATATACCTCTGTGATAGGAGAGTTTATATCGTATACCTCTGTGATAGGAGTGTTTATATCATATACCTCTGTGATAGGAGAGTTTATATCGTATACCTCTGTGATATGAGTGTTTATATCATATACCTCTGTGATAGGAGTGTTTATATCATATACCTCTGTGATAGGAGAGTTTATATCATATACCTCTGTGATAGGAGAGTTTATATCATATACCTCTGTGATAGGAGAGTTTATATCGTATACCTCTGTGATAGGAGAGTTTATATCATATACCTCTGTGATAGGAGAGTTTATATCGTATACCTCTGTGATAGGAGAGTTTATATCATATACCTCTGTGATAGGAGAGTTTATATCGTATACCTCTGTGATAGAAGAGTTTATATCGTATACCTCTGTGATAGGAGAGTTTATATCGAATACCTCTGTGATAGGAGAGTTTATATCATATACCTCTGTGATAGGAGAGTTTATATCGTATACCTCTGTGATAGGAGAGTTTTAATAATGCATTATCGTGGTTGGGTTTGCTATCCGATGCCCATTGCTTCCTGTTACACAGTGGGTTTCCTCATAACTCATCCCCTTCTTCTGGTTTGAAGGACATGTCAAGGACATCCTTAGTACACCAAGGTCTTACTCTGTCACATATCTGCATCTCAAATGAcaatctattccctatgtagtgcactacttttgaccagagccctgcactgcataggcaatagggtgccatttgagatgtagACAACAGTTGTTTTCAGCCGCGTTCGCCTGCTGCATCTTCTCTTTgtgagagttggtatgtcaggGAGAAAGGGATGATTGCCTACAGCTCCTTGGCTACATATTTGAATTCCCTCCAGTATGAAGGACTGATATCCAGACAACCAGAGTTGAGAGAAGGGGGAGTAAGATAGAAAGGAAATAAGATATAGGGAGATattgtgtgtatctgtctgcATGTCTGATCCAGTTTAAACAAGGAGTGTTGCTTCTTGTTCCTCTCACCACTGATCCTCATTTCCTGGTGGGGGACACATTCACATTACCATTCCACAACATTTACATGATGTCATGTCATAAAACTGATCTTGTCTgtcctgggtcgtgttcattaggacaTAACGGAAACCATTTCAGAACGTTTTGCTGTAGACAAAATAAAAGTTTCTTATTGGACATTTCCAGGtaatccctccctgtttcagctGATTTTCTTGTGTTTGGTGCAAAACGAACACGACCCTGACTTCATTCCTGAGACTAAAGTATGTATTTGCTGAATTTTAAATTCATCCCATCAATGCCTCAATTTCCCAAGGCTTACTTCCTCTACTCTCATAGACATCATTATTCAGTTCAGTTTTTCATCCTCTCAGTCTACTTATCATGCAAAGGTTGGTAGATGAATATACATCGATGTCAGTAATGGATGTATTTTTGTCTGGATTATTCAACTATTTCAAGGAGGTTATTACTGCACcagctcagtctctgtctctcctgtttctTCCTCCCTGCTAAATGAGCTAAATGTATCCTCCGGGAGAAAGCACCTGTCACCTGACGAGGTCTAATGGCTTTAATGGGGAAAGGAGTAAAGCATTCATAACCGTTAAAAGCCTCGCTTTCCTCCTTCAAACAATGTGATTCTCTATATGATTGGCAGCTCTGGCCGATCAGTATCATGAAATGCTCGCTCGCTCAACTTTCCCAAACATCAGAGCTCCACCTCGTGGCTGCTGTGGGAATGACCGTTGATTAAGCTTCACTCCTAAGATCACTGATGTACATCGACATAGATAAGGTGTTGCTGAGATACAACGTCCTCATCATGGAGAACAGTtgattatgttctctctcttcttctctctctctctctctctaaaatgcccatctctttctctctatccctcagaTCTTTGACAGCGAGCCcaaaggggaggaggagatagaggtgtGCTTATTGGATATCGCCTACGACGAGATCCCAGAGCGCTACTACAAGGAGTCTGAGGTGAGGAGGTCAAAGGTTAGAAGTCAAGGGTTAGGAATCCCAAGTCACTGTTTCAGCAGCAGTGGACTTCGACAGTCACAATTCTCCATCGTTTTCCAGTATAAGTGTGTACTTGTACACTCACCGGCATGGATTTAAAACCATATGATTGGTGTAAAAGCATTGGCTGGCGTGAGTTTCTACCATTGTTAAACCCATGTTAGAAATTGTGGAAGTGTACTTTTTGGGAGGAGTGGGGGGGTGAGCTCTGGGTGCTAGCAACCTGGTCGTTTCACAAAGTCAGAAAAAGTGTAAGAGGGTGATAACAAAATATCTAAGAGAATACAGTCTTAGAAAAACTGcacatctagaacctaaaagggttatttggctgacctcataggagaaccctttgagaataaccctttttggaaccaaaaagggttttccATGGGGTAGAACTactttggaaccctttttctaagagttGTACAAATCCCCATTTCTCTCATATCTCATTTGCTCCTTCTCAGCCCTGATGGTCAAGCTGCTAGTTTCATCAGAGAAAAGCTGGTCATATCTTTCCTAGCTGCTAGTTTCATGGGGTCAGCTGGTCAAAACCCAGTTGCTagtttcatcagagagagagacctctagcTGGTCATATCTTCTCAGCCCTGAGGATCAGCTAGCTGCTAGTTTCATCAGAGAGAAGACCTCCTAGCTGGTCATATCTCTCTCAATCAGCTCTGCTagtttcatcagagagagagagatttcataTCTCTCAGCCCTGAGGTCAGCTAGCTGCTagtttcatcagagagagagaagctggtcaTATCTCCCCTCTCAGCCCTGAGGGTCAGCTAGCTGCAACTTTCATCAGAGAGAGACCATAGCAGGTCATATCTCCCCTCTCAGCCCTGAGGGTCAGCTAGCTGCTagtttcatcagagagagagagacctctagcTGGTCATATCTCCCCTCTCAGCCCTGAGGGTCAGCTAGCTGCTagtttcatcagagagagagacctctagcTGGTCATATCTCCCCTCTCAGCCCTGAGGGTCAGCTAGCTGCTagtttcatcagagagagagacctctagcTGGTCATATCTCCCCTCTCAGCCCCAGGGTCAGCTAGCTGCTagtttcatcagagagagagacctctagcTGGTCATATCTCCCCTCTCAGCCCTGAGGGTCAGCTAGCTGCTagtttcatcagagagagagacctctagcTGGTCATATCTTCTCAGCCCCAGGGTCAGCTAGCTCTagtttcatcagagagagagacctctagcTGGTCATATCTCCCCTCTCAGCCCCGAGGGTCAGCTAGCTGCTagtttcatcagagagagagaccatcagagagagagacctctagcTGGTCTGGTCATATCTCCCCTCTCAGCCCCAGAGGGTCAGCTAGCTGCTagtttcatcagagagagagacctctagcTGGTCATATCTCCCCTCTCAGCCCTGAGGGTCAGCTAGCTGCTAGTTTCATCAGAGAGAGACCTCTAGCTGGTCATATCTCCCCTCTCAGAGGGTCAGCTAGCTGCTagtttcatcagagagagagacctctagcTGGTCATATCTCCCCTCTCAGCCCTGAGGGTCAGCTAGCTGCTagtttcatcagagagagagacctctagcTGG
The sequence above is a segment of the Oncorhynchus gorbuscha isolate QuinsamMale2020 ecotype Even-year linkage group LG16, OgorEven_v1.0, whole genome shotgun sequence genome. Coding sequences within it:
- the LOC124000712 gene encoding methionine-R-sulfoxide reductase B1-A-like — translated: MSFCSFFGGEVFKDHFKTGLYVCAQCGHQLFSSRSKYEHSSPWPAFTETVLQDSVSKHEERPGAFKVRSSHFGCGVALDQSCEVYLRYRSKISKASPSPILSISGGNSKLTQDHCLWQWSPTD